The genomic region ACGAAGGCTGGGAAGTGGCAGAAGCTCTAGCTGAGCAGGGGATCACGGCATTTGTTCTCAAATACAGGCTGCATCCGACCCCCGAATCCTTGGAAGACTTCAGTAATTCCATGAATAGAGCCTTTGGCGAAGCATCCAAAGCGACACAAGACGGAGAAACCCCTCCGCGACCTCGCAGGAACCTGTCCGATCAACTCGAAGATGCAGAAGCCGCCTATGCCATGATTGTTGAGCGCGCAGAAGAGTGGGGAGTAGATATAGACAGGATAGGCATGATTGGCTTTTCGGCAGGTGCCGGACTTACCATGCACTGCACACTCAACTCAGAGACCATGGATTTGGCCTTTATCGGTCCGGTCTATGGGGGGATGGGAGAAGTAGATGTTCCAGAGGATGCGCCTCCTATGTTCAATGTAATTGCCAGCGATGATTTTCTGTTCAACGGGCAATTTGGTGTGGTCCGCTCCTGGTATGAAGCTGGTATACCAGTAGAGTTTCACCTTTACCAAAATGGAGGTCATGGTTTCGGCCTGGGAAACCCCGATCGTACCAGCAATCGTTGGTTTGAGGCTTTTATGCACTGGTTGGATGTGAACGGCTTTCTGAAGGGAGATGACAGGTGAAAACTGAAAAGCGGAGACGGAAAAACATATACCGAACGCCCTTTACGATTGGGTCCTGACGGGGTGATCTTTTACCGGGAAGATTCTCCCAGGTACCAAATGATAGGAGAAGCGTATATTGATTCGGCTTTTGTATATGCCCACAGAGCCGATCCAGATGCCAAACTGTTTTACAATGATTACAATTCTATTTTTGGCTGGAAAAGGAACAAGATCTTTGATTTGGTCAAAAGACAAAAAGAAAATAATACCCCTTTCCCTGAGATGATGTTTAAGTGGATCAGCCTTGCAGGTATTGGGCGTTAAGAAATTAAAGAAGCGGGTAAGCAAAAAGGCAGGCTTGTTTGACGAATTGCTGCCGAAAAGGTGATTGGCAGCTAAACAGGAGGAGTTTGTCTGCATG from Echinicola jeungdonensis harbors:
- a CDS encoding alpha/beta hydrolase, whose protein sequence is MLYIMKTFAKTVVAGVLLFCAKATMAQEGIIYPLDNPEEPNAIPLGTGGVEDQPSQETWFRQWGDPMARNISNATLTPFFPEPGKGNGATVIVAPGGGFRWLSMDNEGWEVAEALAEQGITAFVLKYRLHPTPESLEDFSNSMNRAFGEASKATQDGETPPRPRRNLSDQLEDAEAAYAMIVERAEEWGVDIDRIGMIGFSAGAGLTMHCTLNSETMDLAFIGPVYGGMGEVDVPEDAPPMFNVIASDDFLFNGQFGVVRSWYEAGIPVEFHLYQNGGHGFGLGNPDRTSNRWFEAFMHWLDVNGFLKGDDR
- a CDS encoding endo-1,4-beta-xylanase, which encodes MGPDGVIFYREDSPRYQMIGEAYIDSAFVYAHRADPDAKLFYNDYNSIFGWKRNKIFDLVKRQKENNTPFPEMMFKWISLAGIGR